One window of Pseudomonas sp. FP198 genomic DNA carries:
- the apaG gene encoding Co2+/Mg2+ efflux protein ApaG encodes MSDPRYQVDVSVATRFLAEQSQPEHNRFAFAYTITVRNNGSLPARLLSRHWIITDGDGHVEEVRGEGVVGQQPLIDAGQSHSYSSGTVMTTKVGTMQGTYQMLAEDGKRFDAVIKPFRLAVPGALH; translated from the coding sequence ATGTCCGATCCCCGTTACCAGGTCGACGTCAGCGTCGCCACCCGCTTTCTCGCTGAACAGTCGCAACCCGAGCACAACCGCTTCGCCTTTGCCTACACCATCACTGTGCGCAACAACGGCTCGTTGCCAGCCCGACTGCTGTCACGGCACTGGATCATCACCGACGGCGACGGACACGTCGAAGAAGTCCGTGGCGAGGGTGTGGTCGGTCAGCAACCGTTGATCGACGCAGGCCAAAGCCACAGCTACAGCAGCGGCACCGTGATGACGACCAAAGTCGGCACCATGCAGGGCACCTACCAGATGCTCGCCGAGGACGGCAAACGCTTCGACGCGGTCATCAAGCCCTTTCGCCTGGCGGTGCCAGGAGCGTTGCACTGA
- a CDS encoding SpoVR family protein yields the protein MTAKKEQKRQPISTGSEWTFELIQAYDREISRIADRYALDTYPNQIEVITAEQMMDAYASVGMPLGYHHWSYGKHFLSTEKSYSRGQMGLAYEIVINSDPCIAYLMEENTICMQALVVAHACYGHNSFFKGNYLFRTWTDASSIIDYLVFAKQYIMQCEERHGIDAVEDLLDSCHALMNYGVDRYKRPYPISAEEERRRQKDREEHLQKQINDLWRTIPKGADKYSEKDNARFPAEPQENILYFIEKHAPLLEPWQREIVRIVRKIAQYFYPQRQTQVMNEGWATFWHYTLMNDLYDEGLVTDGFMMEFLTSHTSVVFQPGFDSPYYSGINPYALGFAMYRDIRRMCEDPTEEDRRWFPEIAGSDWLSTIKFAMSSFKDESFILQYLSPKVIRDLKLFSIMDDDQKDDLLVPAIHDESGYRVIRETLAAQYNLGNREPNVQIYSIDRRGDRSLTLRHQQHNRKPLGDSTDEVLKHLHRLWGFDIHLETLQGDQVMKTHHVPPRGEQGEGDYGRLDLAVIHL from the coding sequence ATGACCGCCAAAAAAGAGCAGAAGCGCCAGCCCATTTCCACCGGCTCCGAATGGACATTCGAGCTGATCCAGGCCTACGACCGCGAAATAAGCCGTATCGCGGACCGCTACGCCCTGGACACCTACCCGAACCAGATCGAAGTGATCACCGCCGAGCAGATGATGGACGCCTATGCATCCGTAGGGATGCCACTGGGCTACCACCATTGGTCCTACGGCAAGCATTTCCTCAGCACGGAAAAATCCTACAGTCGCGGCCAGATGGGGCTGGCCTATGAGATCGTGATCAACTCCGATCCCTGCATCGCCTACCTGATGGAAGAAAACACCATCTGTATGCAGGCGCTGGTGGTGGCGCATGCCTGCTATGGCCACAACAGCTTCTTCAAGGGCAACTATCTGTTCCGCACCTGGACCGACGCCAGCTCGATCATCGATTACCTGGTGTTCGCCAAGCAGTACATCATGCAGTGCGAGGAACGCCACGGCATTGATGCGGTGGAGGACCTGCTGGATTCCTGCCACGCCCTGATGAACTATGGTGTGGACCGCTACAAGCGGCCTTATCCGATTTCCGCGGAGGAAGAGCGCCGACGCCAGAAGGACCGTGAAGAACACCTGCAAAAGCAGATCAACGATCTTTGGCGGACCATTCCCAAAGGCGCGGACAAGTACAGCGAGAAAGACAACGCGCGGTTCCCTGCCGAGCCCCAGGAGAACATCCTTTACTTCATCGAGAAACACGCGCCGCTGCTGGAACCCTGGCAGCGTGAAATCGTACGCATCGTGCGCAAGATCGCCCAGTATTTCTACCCTCAGCGCCAGACCCAGGTGATGAACGAGGGTTGGGCAACATTCTGGCACTACACGTTGATGAACGACCTGTACGACGAAGGCCTGGTCACCGATGGCTTCATGATGGAGTTCCTGACCTCCCATACCAGCGTGGTGTTCCAGCCAGGCTTCGATAGCCCCTACTACAGCGGTATCAACCCTTATGCCCTGGGCTTTGCCATGTACCGCGACATTCGGCGCATGTGTGAAGACCCTACCGAAGAGGATCGCCGCTGGTTTCCGGAAATTGCCGGCTCGGACTGGCTTTCCACGATCAAATTCGCCATGAGCAGCTTCAAGGACGAGAGTTTCATCCTGCAGTACCTTTCGCCCAAGGTGATCCGCGACCTCAAGCTGTTCAGCATCATGGACGATGATCAGAAAGACGACCTGCTGGTGCCCGCCATCCACGACGAGAGCGGTTACCGGGTCATTCGTGAAACCCTGGCGGCGCAATACAATCTCGGCAATCGCGAGCCCAACGTGCAGATCTACAGCATCGACCGTCGTGGTGATCGTTCCCTGACCCTGCGTCACCAGCAGCACAACCGCAAACCGCTGGGCGACTCCACCGACGAGGTCCTCAAGCACCTGCATCGGCTTTGGGGGTTCGACATCCACCTGGAAACCCTGCAGGGCGACCAGGTGATGAAAACCCACCATGTGCCGCCGCGCGGCGAACAAGGCGAAGGAGATTATGGGCGCCTGGACTTGGCCGTCATTCATCTTTGA
- a CDS encoding YeaH/YhbH family protein has protein sequence MSYVIDRRLNGKNKSTVNRQRFLRRYRDHIKKAVEEAVSRRSITDMEHGEQISIPGRDIDEPVLHHGRGGKQTVVHPGNKEFTTGEHIPRPQGGGGGKGPGKAGNSGEGMDEFVFQITQEEFLEFMFEDLELPNLVKRNLTGTDTFKTVRAGISNEGNPSRINIIRTLRSAHARRIALSGSSRAKLREAKEELARLKREEPDNFGDIQDLEAEIEKLSARIHRVPFLDTFDLKYNLLVKQPNPSSKAVMFCLMDVSGSMTQATKDIAKRFFILLYLFLKRNYDKIDVVFIRHHTSAREVDEEEFFYSRETGGTIVSSALKLMQEIMAERYPANEWNIYAAQASDGDNWNDDSPICRDILINQIMPFVQYYTYVEITPREHQALWYEYERIAEAFSDTFAQQQLVSAGDIYPVFRELFQRRLVT, from the coding sequence ATGAGCTATGTGATCGACCGACGCCTGAATGGCAAGAACAAGAGCACGGTGAACCGCCAGCGTTTCCTGCGGCGTTACCGTGACCACATCAAGAAAGCCGTCGAAGAGGCGGTCAGCCGTCGTTCCATTACGGACATGGAGCATGGCGAGCAGATCAGCATCCCTGGCCGCGATATCGACGAGCCGGTGCTTCACCACGGCCGTGGCGGCAAGCAGACCGTCGTGCACCCGGGAAACAAGGAATTCACCACTGGCGAGCACATCCCGCGGCCACAGGGGGGGGGCGGCGGCAAGGGGCCCGGCAAGGCCGGCAATTCCGGCGAAGGCATGGACGAGTTCGTATTCCAGATCACCCAGGAGGAATTCCTCGAATTCATGTTCGAGGACCTGGAACTGCCGAACCTGGTCAAGCGCAACCTGACCGGTACCGACACCTTCAAGACCGTGCGCGCCGGCATCAGCAACGAGGGTAATCCGTCACGCATCAATATCATTCGCACCCTGCGTTCGGCCCATGCCCGACGCATCGCGCTGTCAGGCAGCAGCCGGGCAAAACTGCGCGAAGCCAAGGAAGAACTGGCTCGCCTGAAACGTGAAGAGCCCGACAATTTTGGCGATATTCAGGACCTGGAAGCGGAAATCGAGAAACTCAGCGCGCGTATCCATCGTGTGCCGTTCCTCGACACGTTCGACCTCAAGTACAACCTCCTGGTGAAACAACCGAACCCCAGCTCGAAGGCCGTGATGTTCTGCCTGATGGACGTTTCCGGCTCCATGACCCAGGCCACCAAGGACATCGCCAAGCGCTTCTTTATCCTGCTGTACCTGTTCCTGAAGAGGAACTACGACAAGATCGATGTGGTGTTCATCCGCCACCACACCAGCGCCAGGGAAGTCGACGAGGAAGAGTTTTTCTATTCCAGGGAAACCGGCGGCACGATCGTGTCCAGCGCGCTGAAACTGATGCAGGAGATCATGGCCGAACGTTACCCCGCCAATGAATGGAACATCTATGCGGCACAGGCGTCCGACGGCGATAACTGGAACGACGACTCGCCAATCTGTCGTGACATCCTGATCAACCAGATCATGCCGTTCGTCCAGTACTACACCTACGTGGAAATTACTCCACGCGAACACCAGGCCTTGTGGTACGAATACGAACGCATCGCCGAAGCCTTCTCCGATACATTTGCCCAACAGCAACTGGTCTCGGCCGGGGATATCTACCCGGTCTTCCGTGAACTCTTCCAGCGCAGGTTAGTGACATGA
- a CDS encoding symmetrical bis(5'-nucleosyl)-tetraphosphatase, producing MATYAVGDLQGCLDPLKCLLERIAFDPREDTLWLVGDLVNRGPQSLETLRFLYGIRDSLVCVLGNHDLHLLAAWQNIERLKKSDTLKEILDAPDCVELLEWLRQQKLMHYDEARNMALVHAGIPPQWSLRKALKCAGEVEQALRDDNLFGPYLDGMYGNEPVKWDNDLTGAARLRVITNYFTRMRFCTRDGKLDLKGKEGIETAPPGYAPWFKHKERKTRNLKIIFGHWAALEGQSDEPGVFALDTGCVWGSALTLMNVDSGELLRCDCDEKGHARPHQPTTASLPAGTAI from the coding sequence ATGGCCACGTATGCGGTCGGCGACCTGCAAGGCTGCCTCGACCCGCTCAAGTGCCTGCTGGAGCGGATCGCCTTCGACCCACGTGAAGACACCCTGTGGCTGGTGGGCGACCTGGTCAACCGGGGGCCGCAATCGCTTGAGACCTTGCGTTTCCTTTACGGCATCCGCGATTCGCTGGTTTGCGTGCTGGGTAACCATGACCTGCACCTGCTGGCGGCCTGGCAGAACATCGAGCGCCTGAAGAAGTCCGATACCCTGAAGGAAATTCTCGACGCGCCTGATTGCGTCGAGCTGCTCGAATGGCTACGCCAGCAGAAGCTCATGCACTACGACGAGGCGCGCAATATGGCGCTGGTCCATGCCGGCATTCCGCCCCAATGGTCTTTGCGCAAGGCGCTCAAGTGTGCAGGCGAAGTGGAGCAGGCGTTGCGCGATGACAACCTGTTCGGCCCGTACCTGGATGGCATGTACGGCAACGAACCGGTGAAGTGGGACAACGACCTCACCGGCGCTGCCCGCCTCAGGGTCATTACCAATTATTTCACCCGGATGCGCTTCTGCACCCGTGATGGCAAGCTTGATCTCAAGGGCAAGGAAGGCATCGAGACCGCTCCACCCGGCTATGCGCCCTGGTTCAAGCACAAGGAGCGCAAGACCCGTAACCTGAAGATCATCTTCGGCCATTGGGCCGCGCTTGAAGGCCAAAGCGACGAGCCAGGGGTCTTTGCCCTCGATACCGGCTGTGTCTGGGGCAGCGCGCTGACACTGATGAACGTCGACAGCGGCGAGTTGCTGCGCTGCGATTGCGACGAGAAGGGGCATGCCAGACCCCATCAACCGACCACTGCATCATTGCCGGCCGGCACTGCCATTTGA
- the glpE gene encoding thiosulfate sulfurtransferase GlpE translates to MTEFKRISPEQAQALREQGAVVVDVRDPATFAALHVKGSKHLDNQSLHAFIQAADFDAPTVVVCYHGNSSQSAAAYLISQGFTDVYSLDGGFELWRTTYPDETAQGTAE, encoded by the coding sequence ATGACCGAATTCAAACGCATCTCTCCCGAACAAGCCCAGGCCCTGCGTGAACAGGGTGCCGTCGTCGTCGATGTGCGCGACCCAGCCACCTTTGCGGCTTTGCATGTCAAGGGTTCCAAGCATCTGGACAACCAGTCCCTTCATGCCTTTATCCAAGCCGCCGACTTTGATGCGCCTACCGTCGTGGTCTGCTATCACGGCAACTCCAGCCAAAGCGCTGCCGCCTATCTGATCAGCCAGGGCTTCACCGATGTCTACAGCCTGGACGGCGGTTTTGAGCTGTGGCGCACGACTTATCCTGACGAAACAGCGCAAGGCACCGCTGAATAA
- a CDS encoding multifunctional CCA addition/repair protein produces the protein MQIYKVGGAVRDRLLGIPVTDIDRVVVGATAEEMLAKGFRPVGADFPVFLDPKTGEEYALARTERKSGRGYGGFVFHASPEVTLEEDLIRRDLTINAMAEDDHGNLTDPYHGQRDLEARLLRHVSPAFAEDPLRVLRVARFAARYAPLGFKVADETLVLMRKLSESGELEALTAERSWKEISRALMEDQPQVFIQVLRDCDALKVLMPEVNALFGVPQPEAHHPEIDSGVHTLSVLEQSALHKQPLTVRWACLLHDLGKGLTPEHEWPRHIAHEHKGLKLIKAVNERFKAPRDCQELALLVGQYHTHGHRALELRATTLLELLQSFDVYRRPQRFEEFIAACEMDARGRKGLEERSYPQADYLRGAASAARGVAVQPLLEKGFKGPELGEAIKRERLRALKAYKEAAS, from the coding sequence ATGCAGATCTACAAAGTCGGCGGCGCTGTTCGTGATCGGCTGCTCGGCATCCCAGTCACCGATATCGACCGGGTGGTCGTGGGTGCCACCGCCGAGGAAATGCTGGCCAAGGGATTCCGTCCCGTAGGGGCTGATTTTCCGGTATTCCTCGACCCGAAGACCGGCGAGGAATATGCCCTCGCCCGCACGGAACGCAAGAGCGGCAGGGGTTATGGCGGCTTCGTGTTCCATGCCAGCCCCGAAGTGACGCTCGAAGAAGACCTGATCCGCAGGGACCTGACAATCAACGCCATGGCCGAAGACGACCACGGCAATCTCACCGATCCCTACCACGGCCAGCGCGATCTCGAAGCTCGCCTGCTGCGTCACGTTTCCCCGGCGTTTGCCGAGGATCCGCTGCGGGTTCTGCGAGTTGCCCGCTTTGCCGCACGTTATGCCCCGCTGGGTTTCAAAGTGGCGGACGAAACCCTCGTGTTGATGCGCAAGCTCAGTGAGTCTGGCGAGCTGGAAGCTTTGACTGCCGAACGCAGCTGGAAAGAAATCTCCCGCGCCCTGATGGAAGATCAGCCACAAGTGTTTATCCAGGTACTGCGCGACTGCGATGCCCTCAAGGTATTGATGCCCGAGGTCAATGCGCTGTTCGGGGTCCCGCAGCCTGAAGCCCATCATCCGGAAATCGACAGCGGCGTCCATACCTTGAGCGTGCTGGAACAGTCGGCGCTGCACAAACAGCCACTGACGGTCCGCTGGGCGTGCCTGTTGCATGACCTCGGCAAAGGTCTGACACCCGAGCATGAATGGCCAAGGCACATCGCCCACGAGCACAAGGGCCTGAAGCTGATCAAAGCAGTCAACGAACGCTTCAAGGCGCCCCGTGACTGCCAGGAACTGGCACTGCTGGTGGGTCAGTACCACACCCATGGACATCGCGCGCTGGAGCTCAGGGCAACCACTTTGCTTGAGCTGCTGCAGAGCTTTGATGTGTACCGGCGCCCCCAGCGTTTCGAGGAGTTCATTGCCGCATGCGAGATGGATGCGCGAGGGCGCAAGGGACTTGAGGAACGAAGTTACCCACAGGCTGATTACCTGCGGGGAGCTGCATCAGCGGCCCGCGGCGTGGCGGTGCAGCCGTTGCTGGAGAAGGGTTTCAAGGGGCCGGAACTGGGTGAAGCGATCAAGCGAGAGCGCCTCAGGGCGTTGAAAGCCTACAAGGAGGCGGCGAGCTGA
- the rsmA gene encoding 16S rRNA (adenine(1518)-N(6)/adenine(1519)-N(6))-dimethyltransferase RsmA: protein MTEQYQHRARKRFGQNFLHDAGVIDRILRSINAKPDDRVLEIGPGQGALTEGLLGSGAQLDVVELDKDLVPILNQQFAGKSNFNLHQGDALKFDFNSLNAAPGSLRVVGNLPYNISTPLIFHLLNNASLIRDMHFMLQKEVVERLAAGPGGGDWGRLSIMVQYHCRVDHLFNVGPGAFNPPPKVDSAIVRLVPHAVLPHPAKDHRLLERLVREAFNQRRKTLRNTLKLLLSSAEIEAAGVDGSLRPEQLDLAAFVRLADKLSEQVAPNTDAI from the coding sequence ATGACCGAGCAATACCAACACCGCGCGCGCAAGCGCTTCGGCCAGAACTTCCTGCATGACGCTGGCGTTATCGACCGCATCCTGCGCTCCATCAATGCCAAGCCTGATGACCGTGTGCTCGAGATCGGGCCGGGCCAGGGCGCACTCACCGAAGGGTTGCTTGGCAGCGGCGCGCAACTGGACGTGGTGGAGCTGGACAAAGACCTGGTACCGATTCTCAACCAGCAGTTCGCCGGCAAGAGCAATTTCAACCTGCATCAGGGCGATGCGCTGAAATTCGACTTCAACAGCCTGAATGCCGCGCCGGGCAGCCTTCGAGTCGTGGGCAACCTGCCGTACAACATCTCGACGCCGCTGATTTTCCACCTGCTGAACAATGCCAGCCTGATCCGCGACATGCACTTCATGCTGCAAAAAGAAGTGGTCGAGCGTCTCGCCGCCGGGCCTGGCGGGGGTGACTGGGGTCGTTTGTCGATCATGGTCCAGTATCATTGCCGGGTTGATCACCTGTTCAACGTAGGCCCCGGTGCGTTCAACCCGCCGCCGAAAGTCGACTCCGCCATCGTCCGGCTTGTGCCCCATGCGGTCCTGCCGCATCCCGCCAAGGACCATCGCCTGCTGGAGCGTCTGGTACGCGAAGCGTTCAACCAGCGCCGTAAAACCCTGCGCAACACCCTGAAACTATTGCTCAGCAGCGCCGAAATCGAAGCCGCCGGCGTCGATGGCAGCCTGCGTCCGGAGCAATTGGACCTCGCAGCCTTCGTCCGCCTGGCCGACAAGCTCAGCGAACAGGTCGCGCCAAATACCGACGCCATCTGA
- the surA gene encoding peptidylprolyl isomerase SurA, whose amino-acid sequence MKTKLSDCLRPLMLGALFLGTAANAAVQSIDKVVAIVDNDVVMQSQLDQRVHEVQQTIAKRGGGLPPPGVLDQQVLERLIVENLQLQIGERSGIRITDEELNQAVGTIAQRNNMTVDQFRAALARDGLSFDDARDQIRREMVISRVRQRRVAERIQVSEQEVKNFLASDLGKMQLSEELHLANILIPTPESANSEAIQSAYRQAMDIYQQLKQGADFSQMAVARSASENALEGGDMGWRKAAQLPPPFDRELSTMAVGDITQPARTPGGFIILKLLEKRGGGTQVRDEVHVRHILIKPSEIRSEAETKRLAEKLYERITSGEDFAELAKSFSEDPGSALNGGDLNWVDPNALVPEFRQVMAETPQGQLSKPFKSPYGWHVLEVLGRRATDSTTQAREQQALTVLRNRKYDEELQTWLRQIRDEAYVEIKLPGADQAAQ is encoded by the coding sequence GTGAAGACCAAGCTTTCTGATTGTCTGCGCCCGCTGATGCTGGGCGCGCTGTTCCTGGGTACCGCGGCGAACGCCGCGGTACAGTCCATCGACAAGGTCGTGGCCATCGTCGACAACGACGTAGTCATGCAGAGCCAGCTGGACCAGCGGGTCCATGAAGTTCAGCAAACCATCGCCAAGCGTGGCGGTGGCTTGCCGCCACCGGGTGTGCTGGACCAACAGGTGCTCGAGCGCCTGATCGTCGAAAACCTGCAGTTGCAGATTGGCGAGCGTTCCGGCATCCGCATCACCGATGAAGAACTGAACCAGGCCGTCGGCACCATTGCCCAGCGCAATAACATGACCGTCGACCAGTTCCGCGCTGCCCTGGCGCGCGATGGCCTGTCGTTTGACGACGCCCGCGACCAGATCCGTCGCGAGATGGTCATCAGCCGTGTGCGTCAGCGCCGCGTCGCCGAACGCATCCAGGTTTCCGAGCAGGAAGTGAAGAACTTCCTCGCCTCCGACTTGGGCAAGATGCAGCTTTCGGAAGAACTGCACCTGGCAAACATCCTGATTCCTACGCCGGAAAGCGCCAATTCGGAAGCGATCCAGAGCGCTTATCGCCAGGCAATGGACATTTACCAGCAGCTCAAGCAAGGCGCTGACTTCAGCCAGATGGCGGTAGCCCGTTCGGCCAGTGAAAACGCTCTGGAAGGCGGCGACATGGGCTGGCGCAAGGCCGCCCAACTGCCGCCTCCGTTCGATCGCGAGCTGAGCACCATGGCCGTCGGCGACATCACCCAGCCAGCCCGCACGCCGGGCGGCTTCATTATCCTGAAGCTGCTGGAAAAACGCGGTGGCGGTACCCAGGTGCGTGACGAAGTACATGTTCGTCATATCCTGATCAAGCCAAGCGAGATCCGCAGCGAAGCCGAGACCAAGCGTCTGGCCGAGAAACTGTACGAACGCATCACCTCCGGCGAAGACTTCGCCGAGCTGGCGAAGAGCTTCTCGGAAGACCCGGGTTCGGCCCTGAACGGCGGCGACCTGAACTGGGTCGACCCGAACGCGCTGGTTCCCGAGTTTCGCCAGGTCATGGCCGAAACACCACAAGGCCAGCTGTCGAAGCCGTTCAAGAGCCCTTATGGCTGGCATGTCCTGGAAGTCCTTGGCCGTCGCGCCACCGACAGCACCACCCAGGCGCGCGAACAACAGGCGCTGACGGTATTGCGTAACCGCAAGTACGACGAAGAGTTGCAAACCTGGCTGCGCCAGATTCGCGACGAAGCCTACGTCGAGATCAAACTCCCTGGTGCAGACCAGGCAGCGCAGTGA
- the pdxA gene encoding 4-hydroxythreonine-4-phosphate dehydrogenase PdxA, translated as MKPKRFALTPGEPAGIGPDLCLLLASQVQPHPLIAITSRDLLLERAAQLGVAVDLLPVTPDAWPDAPAPAGSLYVWDTPLGAPVTAGQLDKANAAFVLQTLTRAGQGCLDGAFAGMITAPVHKGVINESGIHFSGHTEFLADLTHTQQVVMMLATRGLRVALVTTHLPLRDIADAITPERLERVTRILHADLQEKFGIARPRILVCGLNPHAGEGGHLGHEEIDIIEPTLERLRSEGMDLRGPLPADTLFTPKYLEHCDAVLAMYHDQGLPVLKYKGFGAAVNVTLGLPIIRTSVDHGTALDLAGSGRIDTGSLQVALETAYQMAETHL; from the coding sequence GTGAAACCCAAGCGTTTCGCGCTGACTCCCGGCGAGCCTGCCGGCATCGGTCCCGACCTGTGCCTGCTGCTCGCCTCGCAAGTCCAACCACACCCTCTGATCGCCATCACCAGCCGCGACCTGCTCCTTGAGCGGGCCGCGCAGTTGGGGGTGGCCGTCGACCTGTTGCCGGTGACGCCGGACGCCTGGCCGGATGCCCCCGCTCCCGCCGGTAGCCTGTACGTATGGGATACACCGCTGGGCGCACCTGTCACCGCAGGCCAACTGGACAAGGCCAACGCAGCATTCGTGCTGCAGACCCTGACCCGCGCCGGCCAAGGCTGCCTGGACGGAGCTTTCGCCGGCATGATCACGGCGCCAGTACACAAGGGCGTGATCAATGAATCCGGCATCCATTTTTCCGGACACACCGAATTCCTGGCCGACCTGACCCATACCCAGCAAGTGGTGATGATGCTCGCCACCCGAGGCCTGCGCGTGGCACTAGTCACCACTCACCTGCCCCTGCGAGACATTGCCGACGCCATTACCCCGGAACGCCTCGAACGCGTTACGCGGATATTGCACGCCGACCTCCAGGAAAAATTCGGCATCGCCCGGCCCCGCATCCTGGTGTGCGGGCTGAATCCGCATGCCGGCGAAGGCGGGCATCTGGGCCATGAAGAAATCGACATCATCGAACCCACACTGGAGCGCTTGCGCAGCGAGGGCATGGACCTGCGTGGCCCGCTGCCTGCCGACACTCTGTTTACCCCCAAATATCTGGAGCACTGCGACGCGGTGCTGGCGATGTACCACGACCAGGGCCTGCCCGTGCTGAAATACAAAGGTTTCGGTGCGGCGGTCAACGTGACCCTGGGCCTGCCGATCATCCGCACATCCGTGGATCACGGCACCGCCCTGGATTTGGCCGGCAGCGGCAGGATCGACACCGGGAGCCTGCAAGTCGCGCTGGAAACCGCCTACCAGATGGCCGAGACCCATTTATGA
- a CDS encoding PrkA family serine protein kinase — MSIFSHFQQRFESTRQEEYSLQEYLELCKQDRSAYASAAERLLLAIGEPELLDTSTNSRLSRIFSNKVIRRYPAFADFHGMEECIEQIVSYFRHAAQGLEEKKQILYLLGPVGGGKSSLAEKLKQLIEKVPFYAIKGSPVFESPLGLFNATEDGAILEEDFGIPRRYLNTIMSPWATKRLAEFGGDISQFRVVKLYPSILNQIAVAKTEPGDENNQDISALVGKVDIRKLEEFPQNDADAYSYSGALCRANQGLMEFVEMFKAPIKVLHPLLTATQEGNYNSTEGLGAIPFSGILLAHSNESEWHTFRNNKNNEAFIDRIYIVKVPYCLRVTDEIKIYDKLLFNSSLSKAHCAPDTLKMLAQFTVLSRLKEPENSNIYSKMRVYDGENLKDTDPKAKSIQEYRDNAGVDEGMNGLSTRFAFKILSKVFNFDPHEIAANPVHLLYVLEQQIEQEQFQAETRERYLRFLKEYLAPRYIEFIGKEIQTAYLESYSEYGQNIFDRYVLYADFWIQDQEYRDPETGEILNRVALNEELEKIEKPAGISNPKDFRNEIVNFVLRARANNNGKNPTWLSYEKLRVVIEKKMFSNTEDLLPVISFNAKASKEDQQKHNDFVTRMVERGYTDKQVRLLSEWYLRVRKSQ, encoded by the coding sequence ATGAGTATTTTTAGCCACTTCCAGCAACGTTTCGAGTCCACGCGGCAGGAGGAGTACTCGCTGCAGGAATACCTCGAACTCTGCAAGCAGGACCGCAGTGCCTACGCATCGGCCGCGGAGCGTCTGTTGCTGGCAATCGGAGAACCGGAACTGCTGGATACCTCGACCAACTCGAGGCTCTCGCGGATCTTTTCCAACAAGGTGATTCGCCGCTATCCGGCCTTTGCGGACTTCCACGGGATGGAAGAATGCATCGAACAGATCGTTTCCTATTTCCGCCACGCCGCCCAAGGCCTGGAGGAGAAAAAACAAATCCTCTATCTGCTCGGCCCTGTCGGTGGCGGTAAATCGTCCCTGGCCGAGAAGCTCAAGCAACTGATCGAGAAAGTGCCCTTCTATGCCATAAAGGGTTCGCCGGTGTTCGAGTCCCCACTGGGGCTGTTCAACGCTACCGAAGACGGCGCGATTCTCGAGGAAGACTTTGGTATTCCCCGGCGCTATCTCAATACCATCATGTCGCCATGGGCTACCAAGCGCCTGGCCGAGTTCGGCGGCGACATCAGCCAGTTCCGGGTGGTCAAGCTCTACCCCTCGATCCTTAACCAGATCGCCGTGGCCAAGACCGAGCCCGGGGATGAAAACAACCAGGATATCTCTGCCCTGGTAGGTAAGGTCGATATTCGCAAACTGGAGGAATTCCCTCAGAACGACGCCGACGCCTATAGCTATTCGGGCGCGCTGTGCCGGGCCAACCAGGGCCTGATGGAATTCGTCGAGATGTTCAAGGCACCCATCAAGGTGCTGCACCCACTCCTGACTGCCACCCAGGAAGGCAACTACAACAGCACCGAAGGGCTGGGGGCGATTCCGTTCAGCGGCATCCTGCTGGCCCACTCCAACGAGTCGGAATGGCATACCTTCCGCAACAACAAGAACAACGAAGCCTTCATCGACCGGATCTACATCGTCAAGGTGCCGTACTGCCTGCGGGTGACCGATGAGATAAAAATCTACGACAAGCTGTTGTTCAACAGTTCGCTGTCCAAGGCCCATTGCGCCCCCGATACGCTGAAGATGCTGGCCCAGTTCACCGTACTGTCGCGCCTCAAGGAGCCGGAAAACTCCAACATCTATTCGAAAATGCGCGTCTACGACGGTGAAAACCTCAAGGACACCGATCCGAAGGCCAAGTCGATCCAGGAATACCGCGACAACGCGGGCGTGGACGAAGGCATGAATGGTCTTTCCACGCGTTTCGCATTCAAGATCCTGTCCAAGGTCTTCAACTTCGACCCTCACGAAATTGCCGCCAACCCGGTCCATCTGCTTTATGTACTTGAACAGCAGATCGAGCAGGAGCAGTTCCAGGCTGAAACCCGTGAGCGGTACCTGCGTTTCCTCAAGGAATACCTGGCCCCACGTTATATCGAGTTCATCGGCAAGGAGATCCAGACGGCCTACCTGGAGTCCTACAGCGAGTACGGTCAGAACATCTTCGATCGTTATGTGCTGTACGCGGATTTCTGGATCCAGGACCAGGAATACCGGGACCCGGAAACCGGCGAAATCCTCAATCGCGTGGCACTGAACGAGGAACTGGAAAAAATCGAGAAACCGGCGGGCATCAGCAATCCGAAGGATTTCCGCAACGAAATCGTCAACTTCGTGCTGCGCGCCCGGGCCAACAACAACGGCAAGAACCCGACCTGGCTCAGCTACGAGAAGCTGCGGGTGGTTATCGAGAAAAAAATGTTCTCCAACACCGAAGACCTGCTGCCAGTCATCAGCTTCAATGCCAAGGCCAGCAAGGAGGACCAGCAAAAACACAACGACTTCGTTACACGCATGGTCGAACGTGGCTACACCGACAAACAGGTGCGCCTGCTTTCCGAGTGGTACCTGCGGGTCCGTAAATCACAATAG